The Hyalangium minutum DNA segment CGCGTTGAAGCGCTGCCAGGCCGCCTTCTCGCCCGGGGGCAGGTTGCGCGTGGAGGCCTCAGTGGAGCGGCGGATGCTCTCGAGGATGTCCTCCATCACCGCGTTGGCGGCCTGGCGCTCCTCGTCATCCCTGGCGCGAATGTGGGCCTCGATGGCGCTCTCCAGCGAGAACACATCCACGCGGATGCGGCCGATCAGTTGCTCGCGATCCAGGGCCTCGCGCACCAGCGCGTCCACCTGCTGGCCGGTGCGCACCTCCGTCCAAAGGGTGAAGCCCGCCACGGCCGACAGCAACGCCACCGCGAAGAGGAAACCCGCCCGGTAGCCACGAATGGGGGCGCGCGCGCTCACACTTCCCTCAGGGCGCAGCCCCCTGCCCACCACCCGGCGCGGGTGCCGGTCTTGTCGCGGGAGCCGTGGCCGGCGCGGAGGACTCCGACTGAGAGCTGTGCCGCCGCGCACGAGAGAGCGCCGACTCGAACCACACGTCCGCCATCTCCTCGTGAATCTCCGTCAGCTCGCGCTGCCGGGCCTGCAGTTGGGCGTTGTGCTCCTCGAGGGCGTGCCGCTCGACTTCCCCGCGCACCAGCTCCTCACTCAACACTTGCTGGGCCTGCTCGGCTTCGGCGCGCTCGAGCTGGAGCGCTTCCATCGCCGCCTCCGTGGCCGCCAGCCGCTGGGCCAGCTCCTCCGCACGCGCGCGCTCTTCCTCATAATGGCGACGCCACGCCTCCACTTCCAGCACCTGGGCGGGGCTCGGAGATGGCACGACAGGTGGGACTGTCGCGCACCCCATTCCCCACCCCGCAACCACCGTAGCGATGAAGAGGTACCGCATGACCCGCACATTGCAGAAGCGCGGGGATTCCGTCAAAGACCCGCCGGGTGACCTTGGGGAGTAGCTCCTCACCGTTTGAGAACCAAATGAGGAGGAACTCCCCACGCCGTGGCCCACGCGGGCTCGGCTCCGAGGAAGCGGCGATGGCACGGGGGCTGCTCTAGCGAGCCGGTGCACACGGACGCATCTCGCGCCGTCGCTGCCCCAACTATCGGAGCTTTCCACCATGAAGAAGATCATCGCCGCCGTCGTGTTCGTTGCCGCCACCGCGTTCGCCAATGAGCCGGCCAAGACCGCCGAGACCAAGCCGGCCGCTCCTGCCGCTGCCCCTGCCGCCCCGGCTCCTGCCGCCCCGGCCGAGACGAAGACCGAGACGAAGACCGAGGAGAAGACCGAGGCCGCCCCGGCCGGTGAGAAGACCGAGAAGAAGACCACCAAGAAGACCACCACCAAGAAGACCGACGCGGCGAAGACCCCGGAGACCAAGTAGTCACCGGTCGCCTCAAGGCGAGCGAGCTTGCAGGGGGTGCCCTCTCTTCGGAGGCGGCACCCCTTCGCATTTTCAGGGCAGCGCGCGATCAGCCCCAGTCCTACCCTGCCCCACCCAAAATACAGCAAAAACGTGATTTGACAGAAAGATCAAAAACAGGCTTAATCCGTTCTTAGGGAATAACGGAATATCCCGTGAACCCGGGGAGCCGCCGATGATCGAAATCTTCGCGAAGATCTCTGAGGCCACGAAGCTGCTGATGGAGACGGGCTTCAGCCCGGCCCACGTCACGGCGGCGCTGGGCCACATCGGCTCCTCGGTGGGAGTGGACCGCATCACCCTCTTCGAGAACCAGCCGTTCCCTATCAAGGGCCGCCTGCTGATGGATGCGCGCTTCGGGTGGGCCGCTCCGAACATGCCCTCCATGCTCGAGTCGCCGACGATGAAGCAGTTCTCCCTGCGCGAGGCGGCGCCCCTCTGGGCCGACGCGCTCGCGGCGGGCCAGACGGTCTCCAGCGTGGCGAACGTCGCGCCGCCCCGGCTGAAGCTGCTGCTGACCCACCTCCAGACGCAGTCGATGCTCCTGGCCCCTATCCAAGCGGGCAGGGAGAAGTGGGGCTTCATCTTCATGGAGGACTGCCGCAAGGCCCGCGTGTGGACCGCCGAGGAAGTCACCCTGCTCAAGTCCCTGGCGGGCGGGCTCGGCACGGCGCTGCGCCACAAGCAGATGCGCTCCAACCTCTCGCAGACCCGCACGCAGCTGGCGGAGATGGTCCTGCTGAGCGGCACCCGCTGAGCCCCTTTCCGCTGGGCCGCATTCCAGTCACGACGGAAGCAGAAGAGGCCCTGCTCCCAGGGGGTTCGTCACGCCCCAAGGTCTGCTAGCCTGCTGCTGCT contains these protein-coding regions:
- a CDS encoding GAF domain-containing protein; this encodes MIEIFAKISEATKLLMETGFSPAHVTAALGHIGSSVGVDRITLFENQPFPIKGRLLMDARFGWAAPNMPSMLESPTMKQFSLREAAPLWADALAAGQTVSSVANVAPPRLKLLLTHLQTQSMLLAPIQAGREKWGFIFMEDCRKARVWTAEEVTLLKSLAGGLGTALRHKQMRSNLSQTRTQLAEMVLLSGTR